A genome region from Manis pentadactyla isolate mManPen7 chromosome 5, mManPen7.hap1, whole genome shotgun sequence includes the following:
- the SS18L1 gene encoding calcium-responsive transactivator isoform X6, producing MSVAFASARPRGKGEVTQQTIQKMLDENHHLIQCILDHQSKGKTAECAQYQQILHRNLVYLATIADSNQNMQSLLPAPPTQSMNLGPGALSQSGSSQGLHSQGSLSDAIGSGLPPPSLMQGQISNGPNHVSMQQTAQSTLPTTSMSMSGSGHGSGPGYSHSGPTSQSVPLQGQGAIGNYVSRANINMQSNPVSLMHQQAASSHYTSAQGGSQHYQGQSSIAMMGQSGQGSSMMGQRPMAPYRPSQQGPSQQYLGQEEYYGGDQYGHSQAASEPMGQQYYPDGHGDYTYQQPSYTEQGYDRSFEESTQHYYEGVTVCFGLAPVFQEKCNGRFDS from the exons ATGCTGGACGAGAACCACCACCTGATACAGTGCATCCTGGACCACCAGAGCAAGGGCAAGACAGCAGAGTGCGCCCA GTACCAGCAGATTCTGCACCGGAACCTCGTCTACCTGGCCACCATCGCGGACTCCAACCAGAACATGcagtccctgctccctgca CCGCCAACTCAGAGCATGAACCTGGGCCCCGGAGCGCTGTCCCAGAGTGGCTCCAGCCAAGGCCTGCACTCCCAGGGCAGCCTCAGCGATGCCATCGGCTCAGGCCTGCCCCCGCCCTCTCTCATGCAGGGCCAGATCAGCAACG GTCCAAACCACGTGTCCATGCAGCAGACTGCTCAGAGCACGCTGCCCACCACTTCCATGAGCATGTCGGGCAGCGGCCACGGCTCGGGGCCTGGCTACAGCCACTCGGGACCTACCTCGCAGAGCGTGCCCTTGCAGGGGCAAGGTGCCATCGGCAACTACGTGTCTCGGGCCAATATCAACATGCAGTCCAACCCAG TGTCCCTGATGCACCAGCAGGCAGCCTCGTCCCACTACACCTCGGCGCAGGGCGGGAGCCAGCACTACCAGGGCCAGTCGTCCATCGCCATGATGGGCCAGAGTGGGCAGGGGAGCAGCATGATGGGGCAGCGGCCCATGGCGCCCTACCGGCCCTCCCAGCAAG GTCCGTCCCAGCAGTACCTGGGCCAGGAGGAGTACTACGGTGGTGACCAGTACGGCCACAGCCAGGCGGCCTCGGAGCCCATGGGCCAGCAGTACTACCCCGACG GACATGGTGATTACACATACCAGCAGCCATCGTACACAGAGCAGGGCTATGACCGGTCATTTGAGGAGTCCACGCAACACTACTATGAGGGAG TGACTGTTTGCTTTGGGCTTGCACCTGTGTTTCAGGAGAAGTGTAATGGAAGGTTTGACTCGTGA
- the SS18L1 gene encoding calcium-responsive transactivator isoform X2, which translates to MSVAFASARPRGKGEVTQQTIQKMLDENHHLIQCILDHQSKGKTAECAQYQQILHRNLVYLATIADSNQNMQSLLPAPPTQSMNLGPGALSQSGSSQGLHSQGSLSDAIGSGLPPPSLMQGQISNGPNHVSMQQTAQSTLPTTSMSMSGSGHGSGPGYSHSGPTSQSVPLQGQGAIGNYVSRANINMQSNPVSLMHQQAASSHYTSAQGGSQHYQGQSSIAMMGQSGQGSSMMGQRPMAPYRPSQQGPSQQYLGQEEYYGGDQYGHSQAASEPMGQQYYPDGHGDYTYQQPSYTEQGYDRSFEESTQHYYEGGNSQYSQQQAGYQPGTAPPQTYPQQQYPSQQSYAGQQPGYGPAQGAPSQYSSYQQGQGQQYGSYRASQTGPSAQQQRPYGYEQGQYGNYQQ; encoded by the exons ATGCTGGACGAGAACCACCACCTGATACAGTGCATCCTGGACCACCAGAGCAAGGGCAAGACAGCAGAGTGCGCCCA GTACCAGCAGATTCTGCACCGGAACCTCGTCTACCTGGCCACCATCGCGGACTCCAACCAGAACATGcagtccctgctccctgca CCGCCAACTCAGAGCATGAACCTGGGCCCCGGAGCGCTGTCCCAGAGTGGCTCCAGCCAAGGCCTGCACTCCCAGGGCAGCCTCAGCGATGCCATCGGCTCAGGCCTGCCCCCGCCCTCTCTCATGCAGGGCCAGATCAGCAACG GTCCAAACCACGTGTCCATGCAGCAGACTGCTCAGAGCACGCTGCCCACCACTTCCATGAGCATGTCGGGCAGCGGCCACGGCTCGGGGCCTGGCTACAGCCACTCGGGACCTACCTCGCAGAGCGTGCCCTTGCAGGGGCAAGGTGCCATCGGCAACTACGTGTCTCGGGCCAATATCAACATGCAGTCCAACCCAG TGTCCCTGATGCACCAGCAGGCAGCCTCGTCCCACTACACCTCGGCGCAGGGCGGGAGCCAGCACTACCAGGGCCAGTCGTCCATCGCCATGATGGGCCAGAGTGGGCAGGGGAGCAGCATGATGGGGCAGCGGCCCATGGCGCCCTACCGGCCCTCCCAGCAAG GTCCGTCCCAGCAGTACCTGGGCCAGGAGGAGTACTACGGTGGTGACCAGTACGGCCACAGCCAGGCGGCCTCGGAGCCCATGGGCCAGCAGTACTACCCCGACG GACATGGTGATTACACATACCAGCAGCCATCGTACACAGAGCAGGGCTATGACCGGTCATTTGAGGAGTCCACGCAACACTACTATGAGGGAG GGAACTCGCAGTACAGCCAGCAGCAGGCGGGGTACCAGCCAGGCACAGCCCCGCCGCAGACCTACCCCCAGCAGCAGTACCCCAGCCAGCAGAGCTACGCCGGGCAGCAGCCAGGCTATG GGCCTGCCCAGGGAGCCCCCTCGCAGTACTCCAGCTACCAGCAGGGACAAGGCCAGCAGTACGGGAGCTACAGAGCCTCACAGACGGGCCCGTCCGCCCAGCAGCAGCGGCCCTACGGCTACGAACAG GGCCAGTATGGAAACTACCAGCAGTGA
- the SS18L1 gene encoding calcium-responsive transactivator isoform X3: MSVAFASARPRGKGEVTQQTIQKMLDENHHLIQCILDHQSKGKTAECAQYQQILHRNLVYLATIADSNQNMQSLLPAPPTQSMNLGPGALSQSGSSQGLHSQGSLSDAIGSGLPPPSLMQGQISNGPNHVSMQQTAQSTLPTTSMSMSGSGHGSGPGYSHSGPTSQSVPLQGQGAIGNYVSRANINMQSNPVSLMHQQAASSHYTSAQGGSQHYQGQSSIAMMGQSGQGSSMMGQRPMAPYRPSQQGPSQQYLGQEEYYGGDQYGHSQAASEPMGQQYYPDGHGDYTYQQPSYTEQGYDRSFEESTQHYYEGGNSQYSQQQAGYQPGTAPPQTYPQQQYPSQQSYAGQQPGYGPVWKLPAVRDKPSWWSLPVACPSRQAGSGSSDDL; this comes from the exons ATGCTGGACGAGAACCACCACCTGATACAGTGCATCCTGGACCACCAGAGCAAGGGCAAGACAGCAGAGTGCGCCCA GTACCAGCAGATTCTGCACCGGAACCTCGTCTACCTGGCCACCATCGCGGACTCCAACCAGAACATGcagtccctgctccctgca CCGCCAACTCAGAGCATGAACCTGGGCCCCGGAGCGCTGTCCCAGAGTGGCTCCAGCCAAGGCCTGCACTCCCAGGGCAGCCTCAGCGATGCCATCGGCTCAGGCCTGCCCCCGCCCTCTCTCATGCAGGGCCAGATCAGCAACG GTCCAAACCACGTGTCCATGCAGCAGACTGCTCAGAGCACGCTGCCCACCACTTCCATGAGCATGTCGGGCAGCGGCCACGGCTCGGGGCCTGGCTACAGCCACTCGGGACCTACCTCGCAGAGCGTGCCCTTGCAGGGGCAAGGTGCCATCGGCAACTACGTGTCTCGGGCCAATATCAACATGCAGTCCAACCCAG TGTCCCTGATGCACCAGCAGGCAGCCTCGTCCCACTACACCTCGGCGCAGGGCGGGAGCCAGCACTACCAGGGCCAGTCGTCCATCGCCATGATGGGCCAGAGTGGGCAGGGGAGCAGCATGATGGGGCAGCGGCCCATGGCGCCCTACCGGCCCTCCCAGCAAG GTCCGTCCCAGCAGTACCTGGGCCAGGAGGAGTACTACGGTGGTGACCAGTACGGCCACAGCCAGGCGGCCTCGGAGCCCATGGGCCAGCAGTACTACCCCGACG GACATGGTGATTACACATACCAGCAGCCATCGTACACAGAGCAGGGCTATGACCGGTCATTTGAGGAGTCCACGCAACACTACTATGAGGGAG GGAACTCGCAGTACAGCCAGCAGCAGGCGGGGTACCAGCCAGGCACAGCCCCGCCGCAGACCTACCCCCAGCAGCAGTACCCCAGCCAGCAGAGCTACGCCGGGCAGCAGCCAGGCTATG GGCCAGTATGGAAACTACCAGCAGTGAGGGACAAGCCTTCTTGGTGGAGCCTTCCAGTGGCATGTCCGTCCAGGCAGGCGGGCAGTGGCAGTTCAGATGACCTGTGA
- the SS18L1 gene encoding calcium-responsive transactivator isoform X7: MSVAFASARPRGKGEVTQQTIQKMLDENHHLIQCILDHQSKGKTAECAQYQQILHRNLVYLATIADSNQNMQSLLPAPPTQSMNLGPGALSQSGSSQGLHSQGSLSDAIGSGLPPPSLMQGQISNGPNHVSMQQTAQSTLPTTSMSMSGSGHGSGPGYSHSGPTSQSVPLQGQGAIGNYVSRANINMQSNPVSLMHQQAASSHYTSAQGGSQHYQGQSSIAMMGQSGQGSSMMGQRPMAPYRPSQQGPSQQYLGQEEYYGGDQYGHSQAASEPMGQQYYPDGHGDYTYQQPSYTEQGYDRSFEESTQHYYEGALSMGPHQGCPADRGCS; this comes from the exons ATGCTGGACGAGAACCACCACCTGATACAGTGCATCCTGGACCACCAGAGCAAGGGCAAGACAGCAGAGTGCGCCCA GTACCAGCAGATTCTGCACCGGAACCTCGTCTACCTGGCCACCATCGCGGACTCCAACCAGAACATGcagtccctgctccctgca CCGCCAACTCAGAGCATGAACCTGGGCCCCGGAGCGCTGTCCCAGAGTGGCTCCAGCCAAGGCCTGCACTCCCAGGGCAGCCTCAGCGATGCCATCGGCTCAGGCCTGCCCCCGCCCTCTCTCATGCAGGGCCAGATCAGCAACG GTCCAAACCACGTGTCCATGCAGCAGACTGCTCAGAGCACGCTGCCCACCACTTCCATGAGCATGTCGGGCAGCGGCCACGGCTCGGGGCCTGGCTACAGCCACTCGGGACCTACCTCGCAGAGCGTGCCCTTGCAGGGGCAAGGTGCCATCGGCAACTACGTGTCTCGGGCCAATATCAACATGCAGTCCAACCCAG TGTCCCTGATGCACCAGCAGGCAGCCTCGTCCCACTACACCTCGGCGCAGGGCGGGAGCCAGCACTACCAGGGCCAGTCGTCCATCGCCATGATGGGCCAGAGTGGGCAGGGGAGCAGCATGATGGGGCAGCGGCCCATGGCGCCCTACCGGCCCTCCCAGCAAG GTCCGTCCCAGCAGTACCTGGGCCAGGAGGAGTACTACGGTGGTGACCAGTACGGCCACAGCCAGGCGGCCTCGGAGCCCATGGGCCAGCAGTACTACCCCGACG GACATGGTGATTACACATACCAGCAGCCATCGTACACAGAGCAGGGCTATGACCGGTCATTTGAGGAGTCCACGCAACACTACTATGAGGGAG CGCTCTCCATGGGGCCTCACCAGGGCTGCCCAGCAGACAGGGGCTGCAGCTGA
- the SS18L1 gene encoding calcium-responsive transactivator isoform X4, with product MSVAFASARPRGKGEVTQQTIQKMLDENHHLIQCILDHQSKGKTAECAQYQQILHRNLVYLATIADSNQNMQSLLPAPPTQSMNLGPGALSQSGSSQGLHSQGSLSDAIGSGLPPPSLMQGQISNGPNHVSMQQTAQSTLPTTSMSMSGSGHGSGPGYSHSGPTSQSVPLQGQGAIGNYVSRANINMQSNPVSLMHQQAASSHYTSAQGGSQHYQGQSSIAMMGQSGQGSSMMGQRPMAPYRPSQQGPSQQYLGQEEYYGGDQYGHSQAASEPMGQQYYPDGHGDYTYQQPSYTEQGYDRSFEESTQHYYEGANSPTLADSSMPPNMALGRSMQWALEWVTAAQLQAEVLVLPGGPEGKG from the exons ATGCTGGACGAGAACCACCACCTGATACAGTGCATCCTGGACCACCAGAGCAAGGGCAAGACAGCAGAGTGCGCCCA GTACCAGCAGATTCTGCACCGGAACCTCGTCTACCTGGCCACCATCGCGGACTCCAACCAGAACATGcagtccctgctccctgca CCGCCAACTCAGAGCATGAACCTGGGCCCCGGAGCGCTGTCCCAGAGTGGCTCCAGCCAAGGCCTGCACTCCCAGGGCAGCCTCAGCGATGCCATCGGCTCAGGCCTGCCCCCGCCCTCTCTCATGCAGGGCCAGATCAGCAACG GTCCAAACCACGTGTCCATGCAGCAGACTGCTCAGAGCACGCTGCCCACCACTTCCATGAGCATGTCGGGCAGCGGCCACGGCTCGGGGCCTGGCTACAGCCACTCGGGACCTACCTCGCAGAGCGTGCCCTTGCAGGGGCAAGGTGCCATCGGCAACTACGTGTCTCGGGCCAATATCAACATGCAGTCCAACCCAG TGTCCCTGATGCACCAGCAGGCAGCCTCGTCCCACTACACCTCGGCGCAGGGCGGGAGCCAGCACTACCAGGGCCAGTCGTCCATCGCCATGATGGGCCAGAGTGGGCAGGGGAGCAGCATGATGGGGCAGCGGCCCATGGCGCCCTACCGGCCCTCCCAGCAAG GTCCGTCCCAGCAGTACCTGGGCCAGGAGGAGTACTACGGTGGTGACCAGTACGGCCACAGCCAGGCGGCCTCGGAGCCCATGGGCCAGCAGTACTACCCCGACG GACATGGTGATTACACATACCAGCAGCCATCGTACACAGAGCAGGGCTATGACCGGTCATTTGAGGAGTCCACGCAACACTACTATGAGGGAG CAAATTCTCCCACCCTGGCTGACAGTTCAATGCCACCAAATATGGCATTGGGCAGGAGTATGCAGTGGGCTCTTGAGTGGGTGACCGCTGCCCAGCTGCAGGCAGAGGTCCTGGTCCTTCCTGGGGGCCCTGAGGGAAAAGGGTGA
- the SS18L1 gene encoding calcium-responsive transactivator isoform X1, translating to MSVAFASARPRGKGEVTQQTIQKMLDENHHLIQCILDHQSKGKTAECAQYQQILHRNLVYLATIADSNQNMQSLLPAPPTQSMNLGPGALSQSGSSQGLHSQGSLSDAIGSGLPPPSLMQGQISNGPNHVSMQQTAQSTLPTTSMSMSGSGHGSGPGYSHSGPTSQSVPLQGQGAIGNYVSRANINMQSNPVSLMHQQAASSHYTSAQGGSQHYQGQSSIAMMGQSGQGSSMMGQRPMAPYRPSQQGPSQQYLGQEEYYGGDQYGHSQAASEPMGQQYYPDGHGDYTYQQPSYTEQGYDRSFEESTQHYYEGGNSQYSQQQAGYQPGTAPPQTYPQQQYPSQQSYAGQQPGYGLPETAALTPCLWVVSAKSPRPHEPNLFQGPNPLPGWHLGPAVQNRAPRLRFHGAAVRRQLASVPTM from the exons ATGCTGGACGAGAACCACCACCTGATACAGTGCATCCTGGACCACCAGAGCAAGGGCAAGACAGCAGAGTGCGCCCA GTACCAGCAGATTCTGCACCGGAACCTCGTCTACCTGGCCACCATCGCGGACTCCAACCAGAACATGcagtccctgctccctgca CCGCCAACTCAGAGCATGAACCTGGGCCCCGGAGCGCTGTCCCAGAGTGGCTCCAGCCAAGGCCTGCACTCCCAGGGCAGCCTCAGCGATGCCATCGGCTCAGGCCTGCCCCCGCCCTCTCTCATGCAGGGCCAGATCAGCAACG GTCCAAACCACGTGTCCATGCAGCAGACTGCTCAGAGCACGCTGCCCACCACTTCCATGAGCATGTCGGGCAGCGGCCACGGCTCGGGGCCTGGCTACAGCCACTCGGGACCTACCTCGCAGAGCGTGCCCTTGCAGGGGCAAGGTGCCATCGGCAACTACGTGTCTCGGGCCAATATCAACATGCAGTCCAACCCAG TGTCCCTGATGCACCAGCAGGCAGCCTCGTCCCACTACACCTCGGCGCAGGGCGGGAGCCAGCACTACCAGGGCCAGTCGTCCATCGCCATGATGGGCCAGAGTGGGCAGGGGAGCAGCATGATGGGGCAGCGGCCCATGGCGCCCTACCGGCCCTCCCAGCAAG GTCCGTCCCAGCAGTACCTGGGCCAGGAGGAGTACTACGGTGGTGACCAGTACGGCCACAGCCAGGCGGCCTCGGAGCCCATGGGCCAGCAGTACTACCCCGACG GACATGGTGATTACACATACCAGCAGCCATCGTACACAGAGCAGGGCTATGACCGGTCATTTGAGGAGTCCACGCAACACTACTATGAGGGAG GGAACTCGCAGTACAGCCAGCAGCAGGCGGGGTACCAGCCAGGCACAGCCCCGCCGCAGACCTACCCCCAGCAGCAGTACCCCAGCCAGCAGAGCTACGCCGGGCAGCAGCCAGGCTATG GTCTGCCTGAAACTGCGGCCCTGACCCCTTGCCTGTGGGTTGTGTCTGCCAAGAGCCCAAGACCACATGAACCAAACCTCTTCCAAGGTCCAAACCCACTCCCAGGATGGCACCTGGGCCCTGCTGTCCAGAACCGGGCACCACGCCTGCGCTTTCATGGCGCTGCTGTCAGGAGGCAGCTTGCTAGTGTTCCCACCATGTGA
- the SS18L1 gene encoding calcium-responsive transactivator isoform X5, with product MNLGPGALSQSGSSQGLHSQGSLSDAIGSGLPPPSLMQGQISNGPNHVSMQQTAQSTLPTTSMSMSGSGHGSGPGYSHSGPTSQSVPLQGQGAIGNYVSRANINMQSNPVSLMHQQAASSHYTSAQGGSQHYQGQSSIAMMGQSGQGSSMMGQRPMAPYRPSQQGPSQQYLGQEEYYGGDQYGHSQAASEPMGQQYYPDGHGDYTYQQPSYTEQGYDRSFEESTQHYYEGGNSQYSQQQAGYQPGTAPPQTYPQQQYPSQQSYAGQQPGYGLPETAALTPCLWVVSAKSPRPHEPNLFQGPNPLPGWHLGPAVQNRAPRLRFHGAAVRRQLASVPTM from the exons ATGAACCTGGGCCCCGGAGCGCTGTCCCAGAGTGGCTCCAGCCAAGGCCTGCACTCCCAGGGCAGCCTCAGCGATGCCATCGGCTCAGGCCTGCCCCCGCCCTCTCTCATGCAGGGCCAGATCAGCAACG GTCCAAACCACGTGTCCATGCAGCAGACTGCTCAGAGCACGCTGCCCACCACTTCCATGAGCATGTCGGGCAGCGGCCACGGCTCGGGGCCTGGCTACAGCCACTCGGGACCTACCTCGCAGAGCGTGCCCTTGCAGGGGCAAGGTGCCATCGGCAACTACGTGTCTCGGGCCAATATCAACATGCAGTCCAACCCAG TGTCCCTGATGCACCAGCAGGCAGCCTCGTCCCACTACACCTCGGCGCAGGGCGGGAGCCAGCACTACCAGGGCCAGTCGTCCATCGCCATGATGGGCCAGAGTGGGCAGGGGAGCAGCATGATGGGGCAGCGGCCCATGGCGCCCTACCGGCCCTCCCAGCAAG GTCCGTCCCAGCAGTACCTGGGCCAGGAGGAGTACTACGGTGGTGACCAGTACGGCCACAGCCAGGCGGCCTCGGAGCCCATGGGCCAGCAGTACTACCCCGACG GACATGGTGATTACACATACCAGCAGCCATCGTACACAGAGCAGGGCTATGACCGGTCATTTGAGGAGTCCACGCAACACTACTATGAGGGAG GGAACTCGCAGTACAGCCAGCAGCAGGCGGGGTACCAGCCAGGCACAGCCCCGCCGCAGACCTACCCCCAGCAGCAGTACCCCAGCCAGCAGAGCTACGCCGGGCAGCAGCCAGGCTATG GTCTGCCTGAAACTGCGGCCCTGACCCCTTGCCTGTGGGTTGTGTCTGCCAAGAGCCCAAGACCACATGAACCAAACCTCTTCCAAGGTCCAAACCCACTCCCAGGATGGCACCTGGGCCCTGCTGTCCAGAACCGGGCACCACGCCTGCGCTTTCATGGCGCTGCTGTCAGGAGGCAGCTTGCTAGTGTTCCCACCATGTGA